The Arachis hypogaea cultivar Tifrunner chromosome 14, arahy.Tifrunner.gnm2.J5K5, whole genome shotgun sequence genome has a segment encoding these proteins:
- the LOC112742359 gene encoding transcription termination factor MTERF15, mitochondrial-like: protein MFCTSQSHSLTVSYLINNLGFTPQSALNASKRHRFKTPHKADLIIAFFKTHGFSHSQIASIVAKLPKILSANPERILPKFQFLASKGASTDDIVLLATRNPRFLHSSLKNNIIPTYGMMNTFFESDQKTLRCIASFPALFMEPRLPKNVKLLADAGVSNSAIRHLYRTRVSVLFSSDLRKPVDEVKELGFDPSSVKFAIALLAKKTIRKSLWDAKVDILKSWGWSKETTSQAFRRNPLCMLSSKDKINEVMKLWVNQLGWDPLSLAKIPWLFGYNLERRIIPRAFVLQYLLSRGLRNKNDDLSTPFYVSEELFFNKFVECFTKERSQLRKIYYEKKGCS from the coding sequence ATGTTCTGCACTTCACAATCACACTCTTTGACGGTTTCATACCTCATCAATAACCTTGGCTTCACCCCACAATCTGCTCTAAACGCATCAAAACGGCATCGTTTCAAGACCCCACACAAGGCAGACTTAATCATCGCATTCTTCAAGACCCATGGATTCTCCCATTCCCAAATCGCTTCCATTGTTGCTAAGCTACCTAAGATACTTTCAGCCAATCCGGAAAGAATCCTGCCAAAGTTTCAATTTCTGGCCTCCAAAGGTGCTTCCACCGATGACATTGTTCTGCTAGCCACTAGGAACCCTAGATTCTTGCATTCGAGCCTCAAGAACAACATAATCCCTACTTATGGAATGATGAACACCTTCTTTGAATCCGATCAGAAAACGCTCCGTTGCATTGCTTCTTTCCCTGCTTTGTTCATGGAGCCTCGCTTGCCAAAAAATGTCAAGTTGTTGGCTGATGCAGGAGTATCTAACTCCGCAATCCGCCATTTGTATCGTACCAGAGTGTCCGTGCTCTTTTCTTCTGATTTGAGGAAGCCTGTGGATGAAGTAAAGGAATTAGGGTTTGATCCGTCATCGGTTAAATTCGCCATAGCTTTGCTAGCCAAGAAGACTATACGGAAATCACTGTGGGATGCGAAAGTCGATATCTTGAAGAGCTGGGGTTGGTCTAAAGAAACAACGTCCCAAGCATTCAGGAGGAACCCTTTATGTATGCTATCATCTAAGGATAAGATTAATGAGGTGATGAAACTTTGGGTCAATCAATTAGGTTGGGACCCTTTGAGTCTTGCCAAGATTCCATGGCTTTTTggatataatttggagagaaggATTATTCCAAGGGCTTTTGTTCTCCAGTATTTACTTTCAAGAGGTCTGAGAAACAAGAATGATGATTTAAGTACCCCATTTTATGTTTCTGAAGAGTTGTTCTTTAACAAGTTTGTGGAATGTTTTACCAAGGAAAGGTCTCAACTACGTAAGATATACTATGAGAAAAAAGGATGTTCATGA
- the LOC112742358 gene encoding uncharacterized protein: MTNAYLTLSSLGSWTYPILQYLLNGTLPEDPKEEKRTKREAANYTVIAGQLYKRGFSQPLLKCVEPGNTKYILCEVHEGCCGHHIEGKTLAQKVIRAGYFWPTVIWDSM; encoded by the coding sequence ATGACTAACGCCTATCTGACACTCTCTAGCCTGGGATCATGGACATACCCTATCCTACAATATCTCCTCAACGGAACACTGCCAGAAGACCCCAAGGAGGAAAAACGGACAAAAAGGGAAGCCGCCAATTACACAGTCATCGCAGGACAACTATACAAACGCGGATTCTCGCAACCCTTGCTCAAATGCGTCGAACCCGGGAACACGAAGTACATACTCTGCGAAGTCCATGAAGGCTGTTGCGGCCACCACATCGAGGGTAAAACCCTGGCCCAAAAAGTCATCCGGGCCGGATACTTCTGGCCCACGGTTATCTGGGACTCCATGTAG